The Fusarium oxysporum f. sp. lycopersici 4287 chromosome 1, whole genome shotgun sequence DNA segment TAGTAACTTGCATAACTAAGTGTCTAAGATAATGCAAACCCACCGAACTCAGGCTGGAGCTCTATGTTCCATCCGTAACAAAGGTGTTTATGCCATGAGAAGGCCATATTAGCCACACCTTCGGTCATACTTACAGGGATTGTTTCGTTTCAGGGCCCGGATGGTATGTCGCTCCGACAACAGAAACAGCTAGTCAGGGCAATTCATCCCCAAACCTTGCGTGGTTTTTCCACAGCCAGTCGATGTGACAGGGTCGTTGGCGCATGACAATGTAATCGGATGGTGCATGAAACATTGATCAGGATTTGTATCAAAAAGTGTGTACCGCAAATGCTTCCAAAAGTCATAAGGTTCTTCACTTGCTACCGGTACATGAGCCACCCGGAGCTCTGGAAATACTCCGCGTTGAGGACCCCTTTACTATATAGAGTAGGTCGATCGTGGGCGTCCCTGCAAAGCTAAGGGTGCAGTATTCTCGGAGGGTTGACATTAAATCGCGCAGTTTCTAGAAGCTTTTTCGCAGATCCTTCCTACATTTGGGCTCTAATTTCATCTCCTCACATTCTAGTAAGCGAACCAACATGAGAATAACATGGCGACGTAACATTATTTCCAGTTGACCAACAGGTTATGCACTCCAGACACTTCCCCGCATACCCTCATCTTCCTTCCCGTTTTTGTATGTAATTCCGCGGGACATGCAGGATCGTCGGGCTCATGGCACTACCCGAGTTGTACAACAGAGACTGAGGTGGGCTGGTGGCTAGGGTCTTCACATTAGTCGGGCAACCGGGACTTGTTTGAGTGAGAATAGAAGTGGTTTATCATGCAATAAGTATGGATACTCCAATACCCACAGCGTGCCAGCTTGGTATATAAACCTCAAAAGCGGCTGCTTCAATGTTTGAACAGTAGCAACATTTCATCCTCATTCAGTCTTCTTCATTCTTACCTACCACCAAATCATGGCTTACGAGCATCGTCTCGGGGCCTTTTCCCCAACCCCTGGAGCAAAGCTCTTCAAGCTGGCCTTTGTTTTCATTCTGGCCTGTCTTGCTCAAGCTGATGACTTCCGCCCTCTCTATCACTTCGTCCCAGACAAAAACTGGATGAACGAGCCTAATGGTCTGATCAAGATTGGATCCAAGTGGCACCTCTTCTTCCAGCACAATCCCAATGGTAACTTTTGGGGCGACTTGAGCTGGGGTCACGCCACCAGCACAAACTTGGTCGACTGGACTCATCTTCCTGTTGCCATCTCAAGCGCCAATGGTATACAGGCTTTCACTGGCACCTCCTTCTTGGATGAAGCCAACACGTCTGGGCTGGGAACCTCTAGTAACCCACCGTATCTCGCGTTCTATACTGGATACTTCCCCAGCAGTGGTGTGCAAGACCAGCGGCTTGCGTACAGCTTGGATCAAGGAGAGACCTGGACCAAGTACAGTGGGAACCCCATTATCTCGCAAGAGCAAgagaaaccgcacgataccACAGGAGGGTTGGAGATACGTGACCCGAAAGTGTTCTTCCACAAGGGCTCGAAAACCTGGGTCATGGTCCTTTCCCACGGAGGACAAAACAAGCTGTCATTTTGGACGTCTCCTGATGCAAAGGCCTGGACATGGAAGAAAGACCTGAAGGCGGGCGACGTCCCTGGGCTTCCAAGTGGCGTCAAAGGTTGGGAGGTGCCCGACTTCTTTGAACTTACCGTCAAGGACACTTCCGACACCAAATGGGTCCTGTTGGTCACTCCAGCCGAGGGTTCTCCAGCCGGTGGCAACGGAGTTTTTGCAGTCACTGGATCATTCGACGGCACCACATTTTCCGCTGATGCAGTTGACTCAACCAACATGTGGCTCGACTTTGGGCGTGATTGGGACGGCGCTTATAGTTGGGAGAACGTGCCTTCTTCGGATGGGCGCAAGATCCTTGCCTCGGTCATGAACAGCTATGGAGTTGACCCACCAACCAACACTTGGAAGGGGATGCTGTCGTTCCCGCGTACCCTGGAGCTACAGaatatcaacaacaagctgCGCTTTGTCCAGAAGCCCGTGAAAGAGATTGACTCAGCCAGTACTTCGCTCGTCAAGTTGACCAACAAAACACTTGAGCCTGGTTCCACGCTCCTGTCAGACACTCGTGGAACGGCTTTGGACATTCAACTCTCTTTTATTCCCTCCGCCGGGTCTGTTCTATCTCTGGCAGTCAGAAAGGGAGGCTCGCAGCAGACTCTTATCAACTACGATCAGTCCAAGTCGGCTCTCAGTGTCAATCGCAACCAGAGTGGAAATACCTCTTTCAACCCGAATGCAGGTGGTACTCATACAGCTACCTTCTCGGCTGATTCTGACGGTACTGTCCATGTGCGTGTATTGGTAGACACGTGCTCGGTTGAAGTCTTTGGTGGCTTGGGTGAGGTCGTTATCTCCGACCTCATTTTCCCCAGTGAAAGCTCGGATGGTGTGGCTCTCTTTGCAAGTGGAGGAAATGTGGTGGTGAAGTCAGCAGAGGTTCGCTCCCTTGCTTGATTCTTGAAGTTGGATGACGATTATGTTACTTGAGCTATGCTGTCCTTTTTatttccttcttttctctctctcctttctttctttgatCGCTCTTTCGGGTTTCATACTTTTTCTGGTCGGAGTGGGCGGTGATCAGTGGAGTGGCTCGCGTGTCATGTCGCGCCGTCCTTCCTTATCAATCCTAGCCCGTTTATTTCTGTTCAGTCGTTACCGCCATTAGCAGTCGAGTAAAGGAATAAGACTACGTCATGACAGTCAATGCTCTCGTTTAATCTGCCGCGAGTGATCTCCACTCGCTTTCGTTATAAATGCTCCAGGATAACAGTCACTTTCTGTAGAATAATGGAGCAGGCATCCAGGGTCACCTAACTTTGCGATGAAGATGtgatattatcttaatatcgTAGATAAATGCGTTTGTCGCCAGTTGAAAATCGCCGCGTTGTTCTTCAAAAACTTCCGTAGACTTACGATGTGGTGATATGTACTCATAAAATGACATGAGGAAATGGTGAAAATCACAAGATGCTTAAATTCAAAGTCTTCTTACTACATAATTTGCTACACTCTATCTACAAGCCCTGTATCTGAGGCTCTAACTGCCCTTGGTGGGCAAGAGACCGGACTGTTGTCTGCCTTCTCCAGATGTTCCACTGTCACTAACCTCGAGCTTT contains these protein-coding regions:
- a CDS encoding inulinase, encoding MAYEHRLGAFSPTPGAKLFKLAFVFILACLAQADDFRPLYHFVPDKNWMNEPNGLIKIGSKWHLFFQHNPNGNFWGDLSWGHATSTNLVDWTHLPVAISSANGIQAFTGTSFLDEANTSGLGTSSNPPYLAFYTGYFPSSGVQDQRLAYSLDQGETWTKYSGNPIISQEQEKPHDTTGGLEIRDPKVFFHKGSKTWVMVLSHGGQNKLSFWTSPDAKAWTWKKDLKAGDVPGLPSGVKGWEVPDFFELTVKDTSDTKWVLLVTPAEGSPAGGNGVFAVTGSFDGTTFSADAVDSTNMWLDFGRDWDGAYSWENVPSSDGRKILASVMNSYGVDPPTNTWKGMLSFPRTLELQNINNKLRFVQKPVKEIDSASTSLVKLTNKTLEPGSTLLSDTRGTALDIQLSFIPSAGSVLSLAVRKGGSQQTLINYDQSKSALSVNRNQSGNTSFNPNAGGTHTATFSADSDGTVHVRVLVDTCSVEVFGGLGEVVISDLIFPSESSDGVALFASGGNVVVKSAEVRSLA